One window from the genome of Alphaproteobacteria bacterium encodes:
- a CDS encoding DUF411 domain-containing protein codes for MRLLSFLVAVMISAQASAAFAQNKPEAVVYKGPNCDCCTGYAAHLQAAGYAVTLYDHDDMAAVKRHFGVPENLESCHTVLIEGYVVEGHVPLTTVAQLLEERPNLIGIALPGMPIGTPGMEGPKSEPFVTLGFNADGIAIYQVD; via the coding sequence ATGAGACTGCTGTCTTTCCTAGTAGCGGTCATGATTTCCGCTCAGGCATCGGCTGCTTTCGCCCAGAACAAGCCTGAGGCAGTGGTCTACAAGGGGCCCAATTGCGACTGCTGTACGGGCTATGCGGCGCATCTGCAGGCGGCGGGTTATGCTGTCACGTTGTATGACCACGACGACATGGCCGCAGTGAAACGCCATTTTGGCGTGCCCGAAAACCTCGAATCCTGCCATACGGTGCTTATCGAAGGCTATGTAGTGGAGGGCCATGTGCCGCTAACAACGGTGGCACAGCTGCTGGAGGAGCGCCCCAACCTGATCGGCATCGCATTGCCGGGCATGCCCATCGGCACCCCCGGCATGGAGGGGCCGAAGTCCGAGCCCTTCGTCACCCTCGGCTTCAACGCGGATGGCATCGCTATCTACCAGGTAGACTGA
- a CDS encoding TraB/GumN family protein has translation MAMTLITRLLCATFFASITLAGARADDVVNGQGLLWKVELEGVPASYIFGTMHSSDPRVLAIPERVTRALTEANTLVLELRTTGVEGVDAAQALFQSMLLTDGRKLPDVLGAKTYTAVAEALAGHGLPPPILEGIKPWGAYLLLTAPRPRENNGGQAGGRPAQVLDQVLEFHAQAQDIRVAVLETVHEQIAIFSGMAEEDMTQLVRELVAEAAADGLNAHVGAYFETVTEHYLAGDLASILVLSREQIPGSDAGLNTRLVRRLIDARNRHFAERLSETLPAGDTFVAVGALHLPGRTGLLNLLASSGFTVSRVDIVVPRPPATETDD, from the coding sequence ATGGCGATGACACTCATCACGCGCCTCCTCTGCGCCACCTTTTTCGCCTCCATCACGCTAGCCGGCGCGCGCGCGGATGATGTCGTCAATGGCCAGGGACTGTTGTGGAAGGTGGAGCTGGAGGGGGTGCCGGCGAGTTATATCTTCGGCACCATGCACAGCTCTGACCCGCGGGTGTTGGCGATTCCGGAGCGAGTGACGCGGGCACTGACAGAGGCTAACACCTTGGTGCTGGAGCTGCGCACCACCGGCGTGGAAGGGGTTGACGCGGCGCAGGCTTTGTTCCAGTCGATGTTGCTAACCGACGGGCGTAAACTGCCGGATGTCCTTGGCGCGAAAACTTATACAGCCGTCGCCGAGGCCTTGGCGGGACACGGGCTTCCGCCGCCGATCCTCGAAGGCATTAAGCCCTGGGGAGCCTATTTGCTCCTGACGGCGCCGCGGCCGCGGGAAAACAATGGCGGGCAAGCCGGCGGCCGGCCTGCGCAGGTCCTCGACCAGGTGCTGGAATTTCACGCCCAGGCCCAGGACATACGCGTCGCCGTGCTGGAGACCGTGCATGAACAGATCGCCATTTTTTCGGGCATGGCAGAGGAGGACATGACGCAGCTAGTCCGCGAGCTCGTCGCTGAAGCCGCCGCCGACGGCCTCAATGCCCATGTCGGTGCCTATTTCGAGACCGTTACCGAGCACTATCTTGCGGGCGACCTTGCCAGCATACTCGTCTTGTCTCGCGAGCAAATCCCGGGCAGCGACGCGGGGCTCAATACGCGACTGGTGAGGCGTTTGATAGACGCCCGCAACCGGCATTTCGCCGAGCGTCTCAGCGAGACACTGCCCGCGGGCGACACCTTTGTCGCCGTTGGTGCGCTGCACTTGCCGGGACGCACGGGATTGCTCAATTTGCTCGCTAGCAGCGGCTTCACGGTGAGCCGAGTCGATATCGTAGTTCCGCGGCCGCCCGCGACCGAAACGGACGACTGA
- a CDS encoding UbiD family decarboxylase, which yields MSYRSLRDFISYLEAAGELQRVTAPVSPKLEMTEIQTRLLAEGGPAVLFESPTRADGTPYDIPVLANLFGTVRRVALGMGREPQELRAVGETLAFLRQPEPPGGWRDAVGMMPLVKTAMAMRPRTVRDGPVQEVMLKGDDIDLGALPIQTCWPDEPAPLITWPVVVTQGPGDDPGDAANLGVYRMQVEGRNRTLMRWLRHRGGAQHHTRWKEEKQEPLPVAVVIGADPATLLAAVTPVPDTLSEYQFAGLLRGKRSDLVACRTIPLAVPAEAEIVLEGHVALNDMGEEGPYGDHTGYYNAVEPFPRFRISAITRRRKPIYLSTFTGRPPDEPSVLGEALNELFIPLLQQQFPEIVDFWLPPEGCSYRIAVVSMRKAYPGHAKRIMMAVWSYLRQFLYTKLVIVVDDDIDARDWKDVMWAMATRMDPGRDITLIEDTPIDYLDFASPASSLGGKAGFDATNKIVPETDREWGRKLRMAEDIVARVSERWPNYGLRGSGKPIWR from the coding sequence ATGTCCTATCGAAGCCTGCGCGACTTCATCAGTTATTTGGAGGCGGCCGGTGAGTTACAGCGCGTAACGGCGCCGGTCTCGCCTAAGCTGGAGATGACCGAGATCCAGACCCGCCTACTCGCCGAAGGCGGCCCGGCGGTGCTTTTCGAATCTCCCACACGCGCCGACGGCACGCCGTACGATATACCAGTACTCGCCAATCTCTTCGGCACCGTGCGCCGCGTCGCCCTAGGAATGGGCCGCGAGCCCCAAGAGTTGCGCGCGGTCGGCGAGACGCTGGCCTTCCTGCGCCAACCCGAGCCACCAGGTGGCTGGCGCGATGCAGTCGGAATGATGCCGTTGGTCAAAACCGCTATGGCCATGCGCCCGCGCACCGTGCGCGACGGCCCCGTTCAGGAAGTGATGCTCAAAGGCGACGATATCGATCTCGGCGCACTACCCATCCAGACCTGCTGGCCGGACGAACCTGCACCGCTGATCACCTGGCCGGTCGTGGTGACGCAAGGCCCCGGCGACGACCCAGGCGATGCCGCCAACCTCGGCGTCTACCGCATGCAGGTGGAAGGCCGCAACCGCACCCTGATGCGCTGGCTGCGCCATCGCGGCGGTGCCCAGCACCACACCCGTTGGAAGGAAGAGAAGCAGGAGCCCTTGCCGGTCGCCGTGGTAATCGGCGCCGACCCGGCGACCCTACTCGCCGCCGTCACGCCCGTACCTGACACGTTGTCTGAATACCAGTTCGCCGGCCTGTTACGCGGCAAGCGCAGCGATCTTGTCGCTTGCCGCACTATCCCGCTGGCGGTACCGGCCGAGGCCGAGATTGTGCTCGAGGGACATGTTGCCCTCAACGACATGGGCGAGGAAGGTCCCTACGGCGACCACACCGGCTATTACAACGCGGTCGAACCGTTTCCTCGCTTCCGCATCAGCGCCATCACGCGGCGGCGCAAACCGATATATCTCTCAACCTTCACGGGCCGGCCGCCTGACGAGCCCAGCGTGCTAGGCGAAGCGCTTAACGAGCTGTTCATTCCGCTGCTACAACAGCAGTTTCCCGAGATCGTAGATTTCTGGCTACCGCCCGAAGGTTGCAGTTACCGCATCGCTGTGGTCTCGATGCGCAAGGCCTATCCAGGCCACGCCAAGCGCATCATGATGGCCGTATGGTCGTATCTTCGGCAGTTCCTCTATACTAAGCTGGTGATCGTGGTGGACGACGACATCGATGCGCGTGACTGGAAGGATGTGATGTGGGCTATGGCAACCCGCATGGATCCGGGACGCGACATCACGCTGATCGAGGACACCCCCATCGACTACCTTGATTTTGCCAGTCCAGCCTCCAGCTTGGGCGGCAAAGCGGGCTTCGACGCTACCAATAAGATAGTGCCCGAAACGGACCGTGAATGGGGCCGCAAGCTGCGTATGGCCGAGGATATCGTCGCGCGGGTCAGCGAGCGCTGGCCCAACTACGGCCTGCGGGGCAGTGGAAAACCCATATGGCGATGA
- a CDS encoding glutamate--cysteine ligase, with protein sequence MAVQETLAAPISSARELVAYLEEGCKPRADWRIGTEHEKIGYRTDDLTPVPYDGERGIRALLEGLQRFGWAPVLEAGRPIALARENQSITLEPGGQLELSGAPLATVHQTCEEVNSHLDQVREVSDELGLGFLGIGIQPKWRREDMPVMPKARYDIMRAYMPTKGTLGLDMMLRTCTVQTNLDFESESDMVSKFRVSLALQPLATALFANSPFVDGAPNGYLSYRAHIWNDTDPDRCGAPAFVFQSGMGFEAYVDYALDVPMYFVTREGRYIDTSGQSFRDFLDGKLLAMPDERPTLADWESHLTTIFTDVRLKQFLEMRGADGGAWRSLCALPALWVGLLYDVGALDEAKQLVREWSYLDIIALRADAATRALDAEIDGRTLREIAKDVLDIARRGLRARGCLDKGGDDERGFLTFLDGVLVSGTPAEHMLEAYHGRWAGKVDPVFEEFSY encoded by the coding sequence ATGGCCGTTCAAGAGACCCTTGCCGCTCCCATATCCAGCGCACGCGAACTGGTGGCCTATCTGGAAGAAGGCTGCAAACCACGCGCGGACTGGCGCATCGGCACCGAGCACGAAAAAATCGGCTATCGCACCGACGACCTCACGCCTGTGCCCTATGACGGCGAGCGTGGCATTCGTGCCTTGCTCGAAGGCCTGCAACGCTTTGGCTGGGCGCCGGTGCTGGAGGCCGGCAGGCCTATTGCGCTGGCCCGCGAGAACCAGTCGATCACGCTCGAGCCGGGCGGCCAGCTCGAACTCTCTGGTGCGCCGCTGGCCACCGTGCATCAAACCTGCGAGGAGGTGAACAGCCATCTTGACCAAGTGCGCGAGGTCAGCGACGAGCTGGGGCTCGGCTTTCTCGGCATCGGCATCCAACCCAAATGGCGGCGTGAGGACATGCCGGTGATGCCTAAGGCACGCTACGATATCATGCGCGCCTATATGCCGACCAAAGGCACGCTGGGACTCGACATGATGCTGCGCACCTGCACGGTGCAAACCAACCTCGATTTTGAGAGCGAATCTGACATGGTGAGCAAGTTTCGCGTCTCTCTCGCGTTGCAGCCGCTGGCTACCGCATTGTTCGCTAACTCGCCATTCGTTGATGGTGCACCTAACGGATATCTCAGCTACCGCGCCCATATCTGGAACGACACTGATCCCGACCGCTGCGGCGCACCCGCCTTTGTCTTTCAGTCGGGCATGGGCTTCGAGGCCTATGTGGACTACGCGCTTGACGTGCCGATGTATTTTGTCACCCGTGAGGGCCGATATATTGACACCTCGGGCCAGTCCTTCCGTGACTTCCTCGACGGCAAGCTACTGGCCATGCCCGACGAGCGGCCGACGCTCGCCGACTGGGAGAGCCATCTCACGACTATCTTTACCGACGTGCGCCTGAAGCAGTTTCTCGAAATGCGTGGCGCCGACGGGGGGGCCTGGCGCAGCCTCTGCGCCCTTCCCGCGCTCTGGGTTGGCCTACTCTACGATGTTGGTGCGCTCGACGAGGCAAAACAATTAGTGCGCGAGTGGTCTTATCTGGACATTATAGCACTGCGCGCGGACGCCGCCACACGGGCGCTCGATGCCGAGATCGACGGCCGCACCCTGCGCGAGATCGCCAAGGACGTTCTCGACATCGCGCGGCGTGGTTTGCGGGCTCGCGGTTGTCTCGATAAGGGAGGCGACGACGAGCGCGGCTTCCTTACCTTCCTCGACGGCGTGCTCGTCTCTGGCACCCCGGCCGAGCATATGCTGGAAGCCTATCACGGACGGTGGGCCGGCAAGGTTGATCCGGTGTTCGAGGAATTCTCGTACTGA
- a CDS encoding enoyl-CoA hydratase-related protein — protein sequence MAKYEFLSVERDGRLTIVTINRPEVYNALHSPAHAEFDAVFNDFAADPEQWVGIVTGAGDKAFSASNDLKYQAAGGTRQRVASGFAGLTNRFDLDKPLIAAVNGFAMGGGFEIALACDLIIAADNAIFALPEPHVGLAALAGGLHRLPRIIPLKHALGMILTGRHVPAEEGKTLGFVNEVVPQAELMDAAKRWANLILECSPMSVRASKQAIYQGFDKPTLEEAINTVYPAVQVLYDSADFVEGPKAFAEKRPPQWTGS from the coding sequence ATGGCGAAGTACGAATTTCTCAGCGTGGAGCGCGACGGGCGCCTGACCATCGTCACCATCAACCGGCCAGAAGTTTACAACGCCCTGCATTCGCCGGCGCATGCCGAGTTTGATGCCGTATTCAACGACTTCGCCGCCGATCCCGAGCAATGGGTGGGAATCGTCACCGGCGCCGGCGACAAGGCATTCTCAGCCAGCAATGACCTCAAATACCAGGCCGCGGGCGGGACGCGCCAGCGCGTCGCCTCAGGCTTCGCCGGCCTCACCAACCGCTTCGATCTCGACAAGCCGCTGATTGCCGCAGTCAACGGCTTCGCCATGGGCGGCGGCTTTGAGATCGCGCTGGCCTGCGACTTGATCATCGCAGCTGACAACGCGATCTTCGCACTGCCCGAACCCCATGTTGGGCTGGCCGCACTGGCCGGTGGCCTACACCGGCTGCCGCGCATCATTCCCCTCAAACACGCGCTGGGGATGATTCTTACCGGCCGCCACGTACCGGCTGAGGAAGGCAAGACACTCGGCTTCGTCAACGAGGTGGTGCCGCAAGCCGAGCTGATGGACGCGGCCAAGCGCTGGGCCAATCTGATCCTCGAATGTTCGCCGATGTCGGTGCGCGCCTCTAAGCAGGCCATCTACCAGGGCTTCGACAAGCCAACACTGGAAGAAGCCATCAATACCGTCTACCCGGCCGTACAAGTGCTCTACGACAGTGCCGATTTCGTCGAAGGCCCGAAGGCGTTCGCTGAGAAGCGTCCGCCCCAGTGGACTGGTAGCTAG
- the phaZ gene encoding polyhydroxyalkanoate depolymerase has protein sequence MLYHLYEMQRAALAPARFAVDQTRALIRHPLNPVANLPTTRALAAGFELFEHTTRRYGKPHFDIASTMVDGREVAVEEDVVQRTEFCELRHFARNGVAPGRHPRLLVVAPMSGHFATLLRGTVRAMAPDHEVYITDWIDAREVPLARGTFDLDDYIDTLIGFLEYLGPGTHVMAVCQPSVPVLAAVSLMAMDDHPCAPASMILMGGPIDTRVNPTKVNTYAESAPLAWFERNVIMRVPWPNRGAMRRVYPGFLQLAGFMSMNLERHMDAHHDIFCHLVQGDGESAQAKQAFYEEYRSVMDLTAEFYLQTVVTVFQEHALPKGEMVSRGRAIEPAAITKTALMTVEGEHDDISGVGQTRAAHSLCTGLMKTLRLHYEQKGVGHYGIFNGGCWRDEIAPRVKAFIAQQTR, from the coding sequence GTGCTCTACCATCTCTATGAAATGCAGCGTGCGGCCTTAGCGCCGGCGCGTTTCGCCGTGGATCAGACGCGGGCGCTGATCCGCCACCCCCTAAATCCCGTCGCCAACCTGCCTACAACACGCGCCCTGGCCGCCGGCTTCGAGCTTTTCGAGCACACCACGCGGCGCTACGGCAAGCCTCACTTCGATATCGCGAGCACGATGGTTGACGGCCGCGAGGTTGCGGTTGAAGAGGACGTCGTGCAGCGCACCGAGTTCTGCGAGCTGCGGCATTTTGCGCGCAATGGTGTTGCGCCCGGCAGGCATCCGCGGCTCTTGGTGGTGGCGCCCATGTCGGGCCATTTCGCCACCCTATTGCGCGGCACTGTGCGGGCTATGGCGCCGGACCATGAGGTCTATATCACTGATTGGATCGACGCCCGCGAGGTGCCGCTGGCGCGCGGCACCTTCGATCTTGATGATTATATCGACACCCTGATAGGCTTCCTTGAGTATCTCGGGCCGGGCACCCATGTGATGGCGGTGTGCCAGCCCTCGGTGCCGGTGCTGGCTGCGGTGTCGCTGATGGCGATGGACGATCATCCCTGCGCCCCGGCCTCGATGATCCTCATGGGCGGTCCGATCGACACCCGCGTTAATCCGACAAAGGTAAATACCTATGCCGAATCGGCGCCACTGGCCTGGTTTGAGCGCAATGTCATCATGCGTGTGCCCTGGCCTAACCGTGGTGCCATGCGCCGCGTCTATCCGGGCTTTCTGCAGCTAGCCGGCTTCATGAGCATGAACCTAGAGCGCCATATGGACGCCCACCACGATATCTTCTGCCACCTCGTCCAGGGCGACGGCGAGAGTGCTCAGGCCAAGCAGGCCTTCTACGAGGAATACCGCTCGGTCATGGATCTGACTGCCGAGTTCTATTTGCAGACCGTGGTGACGGTATTCCAGGAGCATGCCCTGCCAAAGGGCGAGATGGTCTCGCGTGGGCGTGCCATCGAACCGGCGGCGATCACCAAGACGGCGCTGATGACGGTCGAGGGTGAGCATGACGATATCTCGGGCGTCGGCCAGACCCGGGCAGCGCATAGCCTTTGCACCGGCCTGATGAAAACGCTCAGGCTGCATTACGAGCAGAAAGGCGTCGGCCATTACGGCATCTTCAACGGAGGGTGCTGGCGCGACGAGATAGCCCCTCGGGTGAAAGCCTTTATCGCCCAGCAGACGCGCTGA
- the ubiA gene encoding 4-hydroxybenzoate octaprenyltransferase: MADTQAEAPRLSTLQAYARLARLQAPAGFMLLMWPCWWAVALAGPQAWQTVRLVVLFFLGALVMRAAGCVWNDIIDRDFDARVARTRDRPIASGRISVRQGLVFMIGLALIGLAVLLTMGTTAIVVGVASLALILPYPLMKRITWWPQAWLGVTFNWGALVGWAAATGSLAPTALAMYAAGIAWTLGYDTIYAHQDKADDTLIGVKSSARRLGPHTGPALWLFYALTIAGLAVAAALAEAAWPAYLGIALGASQLAWQIATLDTEDAANCWLRFRSNSVFAALVFLGFLAA; the protein is encoded by the coding sequence ATGGCCGATACCCAGGCAGAGGCTCCCAGGCTGAGCACCTTGCAGGCCTATGCGCGTCTGGCGCGGTTGCAGGCGCCGGCCGGCTTTATGCTGCTGATGTGGCCGTGCTGGTGGGCGGTGGCCCTGGCCGGGCCACAGGCCTGGCAGACGGTACGGCTGGTCGTGCTGTTTTTCCTCGGCGCCCTGGTGATGCGCGCCGCGGGTTGTGTCTGGAACGATATTATCGATCGCGACTTCGATGCCCGTGTTGCCCGCACGCGCGACCGCCCGATTGCATCCGGGCGCATTTCCGTCCGCCAAGGTCTTGTTTTCATGATAGGATTGGCGTTAATCGGCCTTGCCGTGCTACTCACCATGGGGACCACCGCCATTGTCGTCGGGGTAGCTTCCCTAGCCCTGATCTTGCCCTATCCTTTGATGAAACGCATCACCTGGTGGCCCCAGGCCTGGCTCGGCGTCACCTTCAACTGGGGGGCGCTGGTGGGTTGGGCCGCGGCCACGGGAAGCCTGGCCCCGACGGCCCTGGCAATGTATGCCGCCGGCATCGCCTGGACCCTCGGCTATGACACCATCTACGCGCATCAGGACAAGGCCGACGACACCCTCATCGGGGTCAAGTCCTCGGCGCGCCGACTCGGCCCGCACACCGGGCCGGCGTTGTGGCTGTTCTATGCGCTGACGATCGCTGGCTTGGCGGTCGCCGCGGCGCTGGCCGAAGCCGCTTGGCCCGCTTATCTCGGCATCGCGCTCGGCGCCAGCCAGCTCGCCTGGCAGATCGCCACACTTGATACCGAGGACGCCGCCAACTGCTGGCTGCGTTTCCGCAGCAACAGCGTTTTCGCAGCCTTGGTATTCCTGGGCTTCTTGGCCGCGTAG
- a CDS encoding putative quinol monooxygenase — protein sequence MIHVVAVITTKPGLRDTVLALFKANVPAVHAEDGCIEYGATVDAPDMGSWHTKFGKDTFVVIEKWESAEALGAHAVSDHMKAYAIKTKDMLADRVIQILSPA from the coding sequence ATGATTCATGTGGTCGCGGTGATCACCACCAAGCCTGGCCTGCGCGATACGGTGCTGGCATTGTTCAAGGCCAACGTGCCAGCCGTGCACGCCGAGGATGGCTGCATCGAATACGGTGCCACGGTCGATGCGCCTGACATGGGCAGCTGGCACACTAAGTTTGGTAAGGATACTTTCGTGGTAATCGAGAAGTGGGAGAGCGCCGAGGCTCTGGGCGCGCACGCCGTTTCCGATCACATGAAGGCCTATGCCATCAAGACTAAGGACATGCTCGCCGACCGCGTTATCCAGATATTATCGCCTGCGTAA
- a CDS encoding 16S rRNA (uracil(1498)-N(3))-methyltransferase, which produces MSARVKVRLYVDDPLVAGCERVASPPQAHYLRRVMRLGDGDQVALFNGRDGEWQARIATEGRGSCRLLVETCIRPQVFETDPILAFAPVKRLRLDYLVQKACELGAVRLIPVLTRHTGPARVNVERLRANAIEAAEQCGRLSLPEVVAPVRFDAFLAGCGRLFWADEQGGANACDTFDEAGPGPATLLIGPEGGFAEDERAALVAHDGALATSLGPRILRADTAAVSLLTLWQAVAGDWRDDCARQSTNLPL; this is translated from the coding sequence ATGTCCGCTCGCGTCAAGGTTCGCCTCTACGTCGATGACCCTTTGGTCGCTGGTTGTGAGCGTGTTGCCAGTCCGCCACAGGCCCATTACCTGCGCCGGGTGATGCGTCTTGGCGATGGCGACCAGGTGGCACTGTTCAACGGCCGTGACGGCGAATGGCAGGCCCGTATTGCTACCGAAGGGCGCGGCAGCTGCCGCCTGCTAGTCGAAACGTGTATACGCCCGCAGGTCTTCGAGACCGACCCGATACTTGCCTTCGCGCCTGTCAAGCGTCTGCGCCTCGACTATCTGGTGCAGAAAGCCTGTGAGTTGGGTGCGGTGCGCCTGATTCCGGTCCTGACTCGCCATACAGGTCCGGCGCGGGTCAATGTTGAGCGCCTGCGTGCCAATGCCATCGAGGCGGCGGAGCAATGCGGGCGCCTCAGCCTGCCCGAAGTCGTTGCTCCGGTCCGCTTCGATGCTTTTCTCGCTGGCTGCGGGCGTCTTTTCTGGGCCGACGAGCAGGGCGGTGCCAATGCTTGCGATACCTTCGACGAGGCCGGACCCGGCCCAGCAACCTTGTTGATCGGCCCCGAAGGTGGCTTTGCCGAGGATGAGCGTGCCGCGCTTGTCGCCCACGACGGGGCCCTCGCGACATCGCTTGGCCCGCGCATTCTGCGCGCTGATACTGCTGCCGTGAGCCTGCTTACCCTGTGGCAGGCCGTGGCGGGGGACTGGCGCGACGATTGCGCGCGACAGAGTACGAATTTGCCTTTATAG
- a CDS encoding GNAT family N-acetyltransferase, whose translation MQKPLHYAVRPGQRGDIAGIQGVARASWHGAYHEIFSKDAMDSFLASVYSRVSLHASLANRRATFLVAVFNGRVLGFCEFGDRGAGPELFRLYIHPRVWGRGVGRRLLSHAEMQLATCGGRHYFVTVHNGNERRKSFLSSRASSIMYLGIATTNVTWASFWRPPRPDSKLLSVYCVAQ comes from the coding sequence TTGCAAAAACCCCTGCATTACGCCGTCCGGCCTGGCCAGCGCGGCGATATCGCTGGTATCCAGGGAGTAGCGCGGGCCAGCTGGCATGGGGCCTACCATGAGATCTTCTCCAAGGACGCGATGGATTCTTTCCTGGCCAGCGTCTATAGCCGCGTGTCTTTGCATGCCAGCCTGGCAAACCGGCGCGCCACCTTCCTCGTGGCAGTGTTCAACGGGCGCGTGCTTGGCTTCTGCGAGTTCGGGGACCGCGGTGCTGGGCCTGAGTTGTTCCGCCTTTACATTCATCCCCGAGTCTGGGGCCGTGGCGTTGGCCGGCGCCTGTTGAGCCACGCCGAGATGCAGTTGGCGACCTGTGGCGGGCGGCACTATTTCGTCACCGTCCATAATGGCAACGAGCGCCGCAAGAGCTTTTTGTCAAGCAGGGCTTCGTCCATAATGTATCTCGGGATAGCGACGACGAATGTTACATGGGCAAGCTTCTGGCGACCGCCAAGACCTGATTCCAAGCTACTTTCTGTATATTGCGTCGCACAATAA
- a CDS encoding fumarylacetoacetate hydrolase family protein — translation MHRDAIEALLAVRRDNVPAASFAELSGLDEAYAIQDALVAAMGHKRIGWKIGCTSRMAQEMSNTDEPFYGRMFAHSTFTSPATLAMTPLFAPIVEPEIAFRLAHDLGPESAPYDASEVLDAVATLAPAIEIVDCRYGSGWPIGIHPTVVDNGVHAAFVMGEEVSDWRAIDRPGIAVSVVVNGKTVTEGCGANALEDPLNALVWLANAATSRGHRLAAGEVITTGNAAKQAVFATQADSAVASFAELGDVRIDFA, via the coding sequence ATGCACCGGGATGCTATCGAAGCCCTGCTCGCCGTGCGCCGGGACAATGTGCCGGCGGCGAGTTTTGCGGAACTCTCTGGCCTCGACGAAGCCTATGCCATCCAAGATGCGCTAGTTGCTGCGATGGGCCACAAGCGCATCGGTTGGAAGATCGGCTGCACCAGCCGCATGGCTCAGGAGATGTCCAACACGGACGAGCCGTTCTATGGCCGTATGTTCGCCCATTCGACCTTCACCAGCCCGGCCACGCTTGCCATGACGCCGCTGTTTGCGCCCATCGTCGAACCCGAAATTGCGTTTCGCCTCGCCCACGATCTGGGACCGGAGAGTGCACCTTATGACGCGTCGGAGGTATTGGATGCCGTCGCCACGTTGGCTCCGGCGATCGAGATCGTTGATTGCCGCTATGGGAGCGGCTGGCCCATCGGCATCCATCCAACGGTTGTCGACAACGGGGTCCATGCCGCCTTCGTCATGGGCGAAGAGGTGAGTGATTGGCGTGCCATCGACCGGCCTGGTATTGCCGTATCGGTCGTCGTAAACGGCAAGACCGTTACAGAAGGCTGCGGCGCCAATGCCCTTGAGGATCCCTTAAATGCGCTCGTCTGGCTCGCCAATGCCGCCACCTCGCGCGGCCATCGCCTGGCGGCCGGCGAGGTAATCACAACCGGCAACGCGGCCAAGCAGGCCGTATTTGCAACCCAGGCCGACAGCGCCGTAGCAAGCTTCGCCGAACTTGGCGACGTCCGCATCGACTTCGCATAG